The Stutzerimonas stutzeri DNA window TGTTTCAGTGGTGGGTCGCTGCCGAAGCTGCGCAGTTGCACGAATTTCTCGCCCGCCGCGGCATCCTCACTCGGCTGTTCGCGCAGCCATCCAGCCTGCGCTTCGGGCTGCCGACCGACGCCGGTTGGCAACGTCTGGACCACGCTCTGCAGGCCTATCGGGAGCAACATTCATGACCACGCTGATGGTGCAGGGCACCACGTCCGACGCCGGCAAGAGCACGCTGGTGACCGCGTTGTGCCGCTGGCTGGCGCGCCAGGGTATCGCGGTGGTGCCGTTCAAGCCGCAGAATATGGCGCTCAACAGCGCGGTGACCGCCGACGGCGGCGAAATCGGCCGTGCCCAGGCGGTACAGGCGCAGGCCGCCAACCTTGCGCCGCACACCGACATGAACCCGGTGCTCCTGAAGCCCAACAGCGACATCGGGGCCCAGGTGATCGTCCATGGCCGCGCGGTGACCAGCATGGATGCCGTTGCCTACCAGGACTACAAACGCGTCGCGTTGCAGGCCGTGCTCGACTCGCACCGGCGGCTGTCCGCTGCGTATCGCGTGGTGATGGTCGAGGGCGCAGGCTCGCCTGCGGAGATCAATCTGCGCGCCGGTGATATCGCCAACATGGGCTTCGCCGAGGCGGTGGACTGCCCGGTGATCCTGATCGCTGATATCGACAAGGGTGGGGTGTTCGCACATCTGGTCGGGACCCTGGCGTTGCTCTCGGAAAGCGAGCAGGTGCGCGTGCAGGGCTTCGTCATCAACCGTTTTCGCGGCGATATCGCGCTGCTGCAACCGGGGCTGGACTGGCTGGAGCAGCGCACCGGCAAGCCGGTACTGGGTGTGCTGCCGTACCTGATGGATCTGCACCTGGAGGCCGAAGATGCCATCGATGTGCGCCAGGCCGGCAAGTCCGCCGAGGTCCTGAAGGTGGTGGTGCCGGTGTTGCCGCGGATCAGCAACCATACCGACTTCGATCCGCTGCGCCTGCATCCGCAGGTCGATCTGCAATTCGTCGGACCCGGCCAGCCCGTTCCCTCCGCGGACCTGATCATCCTGCCCGGTTCGAAAAGCGTGCGTGCCGACCTCGCCTGGCTGCGTGCCAACGGCTGGGAGGCGGCGATCCAGAAGCACCTGCGCTACGGCGGCAAGCTGCTTGGCATCTGCGGTGGCCTGCAGATGCTCGGCACGCGTATTGCCGATCCGCTCGGGCTGGAAGGCCCAGCGGGAGAAAGCGCCGGACTTGGTCTGCTGGACTTCGCCACCGTGCTCGAAGCCGACAAGCAGCTGCGTAACGTGCAGGGCCGGCTGCTGCCGGAAGCTGTGCCAGTCACCGGCTACGAGATCCATGCCGGCGTCAGCACTGGCTCGGCCCTCGCCTGGCCCGCGGTGCAGCTGGATGACGGGCGCGGCGATGGCGCCATCAGCGCCGATGGGCAGATCCTCGGCACATACCTGCACGGCCTGTTCGAAAGTCCCGATGCCTGCGCGGCGCTGTTGCGCTGGGCTGGGCTCGAAGCAGTGCAGCGGGTCGACTACCACGCGCTGCGCGAGCGCGACATCGAGCGGCTGGCCGATCTGGTCGAGACGCATCTGGACACCGCGAAGCTGCGCCGACTCTGCGGGCTGGGAGGCTGACGATGCTGGAACTGATCCTAGGTGGTGCCCGCTCGGGCAAAAGCCGCTTTGCCGAACGTCTGGCTGCCGAAAGCGGCCTGGCGGTCACCTATATCGCCACCAGCCAGGCGCTGGATGGGGAGATGAGCGCGCGCATCGCCCATCATCGGCAACGGCGCCCGGTGCACTGGTCGCTGGTGGAGGAACCGCTGCAGCTGGCGCGGGTGCTGCGCGAGCAGGCCGCGCCGCAGCGCTGCCTGCAGGTCGACTGCCTGACTCTCTGGCTGACCAACCTGCTGATGCTGGACGACGCGGCCCGCCTCGCGGAGGCGCGTGATGCGCTGCTCGAATGTCTGCCTGAGTTACCAGGGCGGATCATCCTGGTCAGCAACGAGACGGGCCTCGGCGTGGTGCCGCTGGGCGAGCTGACCCGTCGTTACGTGGACGAGGCCGGCTGGCTGCACCAGGCGGTGGCGGATCGGGCGCAGCGGGTGACCTTCATGGTCGCCGGGCTGCCCATGACCCTGAAGGGAGCACAGTGATGCAAGAGTGGTGGAACGAACCCTGCCGGCAGCCGGACGAAGCCGCGCGTATCCGTGCCATGGCGCGCCAGGATCAGCTGACCAAACCGCGCGGCGCGCTGGGCCAGCTCGAGGCGCTGGCGGTGAACCTGGCGGCGCTGCAGGCATGCGACCGGCCCGCCGTCGAGCGGCTGCACCTGTGCGTCTTCGCCGGTGACCACGGCGTGGTCGAGGAGGGCGTTTCCGCCTATCCGCAGGCGGTCACCGGGCAGATGTTGCACAACTTCGTCGCCGGTGGTGCGGCACTCTCCGTGGTGGCGCGCCGGCTCGGCGCAGTGCTGGAGGTGATAGACCTCGGCACCGTGGAGCCGCTGGAACTGGCCGGTGTCACTCATCTGCGATTGGGGCCGGGCACGGCTAACTTCACCCGCGAGCCGGCCATGAGCGAGGCACAGCTGGATCAGGCGCTGGCGGCGGGGCGGAGCAGCGTCCAGCGCGCAGCGGCGAATGGCGTGCAGCTGTTCATCGGCGGCGAGATGGGGATCGGCAACACCAGCAGCGCCAGTGCCCTGGCCGCGGTGCTGTTGCCGCGCTCACCGCTGACCCTGGTCGGGCCGGGGACGGGCTTGGATGTACCCGGGGTGCGACACAAGGAACAGGTCATCCAGAGCGCCGTGCGGCTGCATGCCGGGCATTGCGGCGTGCCGCTGGAAGCCCTGCGGCGGCTTGGCGGCTTCGAAGTGGCGGCGTTGACCGGCGCCTATCTCGCCTGTGCTCAGCAGGGTATCCCGGCGCTGGTGGACGGCTTCATCTGCAGCGTCGCGGCGCTTTGCGCGGTGCGCCTGAACCCGGCGTGTCGGGCCTGGCTGCTGTTCGCCCATCGCTCCGCCGAACCGGGGCACCTGGCTGTGCTGGAGGCGCTCGAAGCGGCGCCGCTGCTCGATCTGGGTCTGCGTCTGGGGGAGGGCAGCGGTGCGGCGCTGGCGGTACCGCTGCTCCAGCAGGCGTGCGCATTGCACAACGAGATGGCCACCTTCGCCGAGGCAGCGGTGGCGGACCGGCCGGCATGAGCACGCGCATCGACCTGCTGCGCCATGGCGAGACCGAGCGGGGCGGCGGCTTTCGCGGCAGCCTTGACGACGCCCTGACCGCTCACGGCTGGCAACAGATGCGCGATGCGGTGGCGCTTGCCGGCCCTTGGGACGTGCTGGTCAGCTCGCCGCTGCAACGCTGCGCAGCTTTCGCCCGTGAGCTCGCCGCCGAACGTAGGCTGCCGCTCCACATCGAGCCTGAGTTGCGCGAGCTGCATTTCGGTGCCTGGGAAGGGCGCAGCGCCGCCGAGCTGATGAGCACGGATGCCGAGGCGCTGGGACGCTTCTGGGCCGATCCCTACGGTTTCACTCCGCCTGGTGGCGAGCCGCTGCTGCGGTTCGAAGCGCGCGTACTGGCGGCCATCGAGCGCGTGCGCCTGCATTTTGCCGGCCGACGCGTGCTGGTCATCGGTCACGCCGGGGTGATGCGCCTGCTGCTGGCGCAGGGGCGGGGATTGCCGCGGGAGCGGCTGCTGGAAGTGAACGTGGCCCACGGCGAATTGCTGCCGCTCAGTCCTTGTCCGGCGGGCGAACCCGCGGCGCTGGACGAATAGGGTGTGCCGATGCTGCCGCTGTTGATCGCCCTGCAATTTCTCACCAGCCTGCCAATCCGGCTGCCTGCCATGCCTACGCCGCGGCAGCAGGGCCGTTCGTTGCTGCATTATCCCGCGGTGGGCCTGTTTCTTGGCGCGCTGCTCTGGCTGGCGGCGCTGCTGCTGGAAGGTGCATCGCCACTGCTGCAGGCGGCATTGCTGCTGGCGCTGTGGGTCGCACTGACCGGGGCACTGCACCTCGATGGTCTGGCTGACAGTGCGGACGCCTGGCTCGGCGGCTTCGGCGACCCGGCGCGTACGCTGGAGATCATGAAGGACCCGCGCAGCGGCCCGGTGGCCGTGGTGGTGCTGGTGATAATGCTGTTGCTCAAGTTCAGCGCCCTGCTGGTGGTGCTGCAGGCGCAGCAGCCCGCCGCGCTGGTCTTGGCGCCCCTGCTCGGGCGCGCGGCGCTGCTGGCTCTGTTTCTCTGCACCCCTTATGTGCGCCCGAATGGCCTCGGCCAGGCACTGGCGGCGAACCTGCCGCGCAGCAGGGCCTTGATGGTGCTGGCATTGGTCGTTATCGGGTGCCTGCTGCTCGGCGCCACCGGCTTGCTGGCCCTGACGCTGGCCGGCGTGACCTTTCTGCTGGCGCGTCGCGCCATGCTCCGCCGCCTCGGTGGCGCCACGGGCGATACCGCCGGTGCGCTGCTGGAGCTGGTGGAATGCGCCGTGCTGGTCGGGTTGGCGTTGCAGCTTTAGCCCTCGACCGTCGCGCGACGGTCGAGCACGGGAGCATGCTGGGCCATCAGCTCGACGACCCAGTCGATGAACACCCGCAGCTTGGCGCTGACATGGCGATTCGGCGGAAACGCCAGGTACAGCGGCATCGCATCGAGGTGCCAGTCCTCCAACAACGGCACCAGCTCGCCATTGGCCAGATGCGTCTTCACCATGTAATGCGGCAACCAGAGCACGCCCAACCCGGCCAGTCCCGCGGCCAGGCAGGCGTTGCCATCGTCCACCGCGAGCACGTAGCGGCCATGTACCCGGATGCGCTCGTGCTGCCGCTGCATGACGTACGGCGTGGGCTTGCCGGTGCGTCCCCAGAGAAAGCCGACCACGCGGTGATGGCTGTTTTCCAGTTCGCTTGGGTGGCCCGGTACCCCGGCACGCGCCAGGTAACGCGGCGCCGCGTACACGCCCAGGCTTAGGTCGCCGACGCGGCGGGCGATCAACGACTGGTCGGTGAGTTCGCCGCCGCGCACGACGCAGTCCACGTTCTCGCCGATCAGGTCCACCCGCCGATCGCTGACGCCCATGTCCAGCTGGATGTCCGGGTACCGGGCATGAAACGCCGGTAACGCCGGTATCAGGATCATGCGTGCCAACGGGCTGGGCACGTCGACGCGCAGGCGTCCCCTCGGCAACGCCGCAGCGGCGGACAGGCTGGTCTCGGCGTCGTCCAGGTCCGCCAGCAGGCGCAGCGCCCGTTCGTAAAAGGCGGCGCCATCGGCGGTGACGTTGACCCTGCGCGTGGTGCGGTTGAGCAGGCGGACACGAAGCCGGGCCTCCAGTTGCTGGACCTGCTGGGTCACGCTGGTTTTGCTGATGCGCAACGTTTCCGCAGCCTTGGTGAAGCTGCCGGTTTCCACTACGCGAACGAAGGCCTGCATCGCATCGAAACGGTCCATCGTCACTCCAGGATTGTTTGGTTTGAGCAAACAGTGTTGAGCGCACTCGCGCGTTTATCCAGTGTTCGTCGAGTTCTACAGTGAGTTCTCACTTGAACGGGTCGCTCGACCCTTGCTGGAGGTTTGCACATGACACAGCGTGACGTTGTTTTTCCGCCGGGACGCCAGGCGCTCTACGAGCACAACCGCTATTCACCGGCCATCCGCGCCAATGGCCTGCTGTTCGTCTCCGGGCAGGTCGGCAGCCGCGAGGATGGCTCGCCAGAGCCTGAGCTGGAGGCACAGGTCCGGCGCGCCTTCGACAACCTGAATGCGATTCTCGAGGCTGCAGGCTGCACCTTTGAGGATGTGATC harbors:
- a CDS encoding cobyric acid synthase — its product is MTTLMVQGTTSDAGKSTLVTALCRWLARQGIAVVPFKPQNMALNSAVTADGGEIGRAQAVQAQAANLAPHTDMNPVLLKPNSDIGAQVIVHGRAVTSMDAVAYQDYKRVALQAVLDSHRRLSAAYRVVMVEGAGSPAEINLRAGDIANMGFAEAVDCPVILIADIDKGGVFAHLVGTLALLSESEQVRVQGFVINRFRGDIALLQPGLDWLEQRTGKPVLGVLPYLMDLHLEAEDAIDVRQAGKSAEVLKVVVPVLPRISNHTDFDPLRLHPQVDLQFVGPGQPVPSADLIILPGSKSVRADLAWLRANGWEAAIQKHLRYGGKLLGICGGLQMLGTRIADPLGLEGPAGESAGLGLLDFATVLEADKQLRNVQGRLLPEAVPVTGYEIHAGVSTGSALAWPAVQLDDGRGDGAISADGQILGTYLHGLFESPDACAALLRWAGLEAVQRVDYHALRERDIERLADLVETHLDTAKLRRLCGLGG
- the cobU gene encoding bifunctional adenosylcobinamide kinase/adenosylcobinamide-phosphate guanylyltransferase: MLELILGGARSGKSRFAERLAAESGLAVTYIATSQALDGEMSARIAHHRQRRPVHWSLVEEPLQLARVLREQAAPQRCLQVDCLTLWLTNLLMLDDAARLAEARDALLECLPELPGRIILVSNETGLGVVPLGELTRRYVDEAGWLHQAVADRAQRVTFMVAGLPMTLKGAQ
- the cobT gene encoding nicotinate-nucleotide--dimethylbenzimidazole phosphoribosyltransferase, which gives rise to MQEWWNEPCRQPDEAARIRAMARQDQLTKPRGALGQLEALAVNLAALQACDRPAVERLHLCVFAGDHGVVEEGVSAYPQAVTGQMLHNFVAGGAALSVVARRLGAVLEVIDLGTVEPLELAGVTHLRLGPGTANFTREPAMSEAQLDQALAAGRSSVQRAAANGVQLFIGGEMGIGNTSSASALAAVLLPRSPLTLVGPGTGLDVPGVRHKEQVIQSAVRLHAGHCGVPLEALRRLGGFEVAALTGAYLACAQQGIPALVDGFICSVAALCAVRLNPACRAWLLFAHRSAEPGHLAVLEALEAAPLLDLGLRLGEGSGAALAVPLLQQACALHNEMATFAEAAVADRPA
- the cobC gene encoding alpha-ribazole phosphatase family protein produces the protein MSTRIDLLRHGETERGGGFRGSLDDALTAHGWQQMRDAVALAGPWDVLVSSPLQRCAAFARELAAERRLPLHIEPELRELHFGAWEGRSAAELMSTDAEALGRFWADPYGFTPPGGEPLLRFEARVLAAIERVRLHFAGRRVLVIGHAGVMRLLLAQGRGLPRERLLEVNVAHGELLPLSPCPAGEPAALDE
- a CDS encoding adenosylcobinamide-GDP ribazoletransferase, encoding MLPLLIALQFLTSLPIRLPAMPTPRQQGRSLLHYPAVGLFLGALLWLAALLLEGASPLLQAALLLALWVALTGALHLDGLADSADAWLGGFGDPARTLEIMKDPRSGPVAVVVLVIMLLLKFSALLVVLQAQQPAALVLAPLLGRAALLALFLCTPYVRPNGLGQALAANLPRSRALMVLALVVIGCLLLGATGLLALTLAGVTFLLARRAMLRRLGGATGDTAGALLELVECAVLVGLALQL
- a CDS encoding LysR family transcriptional regulator, whose amino-acid sequence is MDRFDAMQAFVRVVETGSFTKAAETLRISKTSVTQQVQQLEARLRVRLLNRTTRRVNVTADGAAFYERALRLLADLDDAETSLSAAAALPRGRLRVDVPSPLARMILIPALPAFHARYPDIQLDMGVSDRRVDLIGENVDCVVRGGELTDQSLIARRVGDLSLGVYAAPRYLARAGVPGHPSELENSHHRVVGFLWGRTGKPTPYVMQRQHERIRVHGRYVLAVDDGNACLAAGLAGLGVLWLPHYMVKTHLANGELVPLLEDWHLDAMPLYLAFPPNRHVSAKLRVFIDWVVELMAQHAPVLDRRATVEG
- a CDS encoding RidA family protein, with the protein product MTQRDVVFPPGRQALYEHNRYSPAIRANGLLFVSGQVGSREDGSPEPELEAQVRRAFDNLNAILEAAGCTFEDVIDVTVFMVDPQAIFERVWNLVVSEYWGQAPHPTVTAVGVTWLYGFQFEIKVIARLPDAA